In Juglans microcarpa x Juglans regia isolate MS1-56 chromosome 4S, Jm3101_v1.0, whole genome shotgun sequence, a single window of DNA contains:
- the LOC121262072 gene encoding uncharacterized protein LOC121262072, whose amino-acid sequence MKEVVRVEILKLVNVGIIYAISDSSWAFNAIEKLVLAPVMIVPDWSQPFEVMCHACDFEIGAVIVFIDHATLHYLFGKKDADRTLIRWILLLQKFDLEVQDKKGSKNSVADHFSRLEQEEVRLDSVIQEAFPDEQLFACEIKLPWYADIVNYLACKVLPPDLTYHQPVDYVLKWVEAIAATTNNVKVVLKFLHKNIFTRFGTPRAIISDEGTHFCNKLFDNLLSKYGVKHKIALAYHP is encoded by the exons ATGAAGGAAGTAGTGAGAGTTGAAATTTTGAAGCTCGTCAATGTTGGAATTATTTATGCTATTTCAGACAGCTCATGG GCCTTTAATGCAATTGAGAAATTGGTTTTAGCACCAGTTATGATTGTACCCGATTGGAGTCAACCTTTTGAAgtcatgtgtcatgcatgtgaCTTTGAAATTGGAGCA GTGATAGTGTTCATTGATCATGCAACACTTCATTATTTGTTTGGTAAGAAGGATGCTGACCGTACGCTGATTCGTTGGATCCTACTTCTTCAAAAGTTTGATTTGGAGGTTCAAGATAAGAAAGGAAGTAAAAATTCAGTTGCTGATCACTTCTCTCGGTTGGAGCAAGAGGAAGTAAGACTAGATTCAGTGATCCAAGAAGCATTCCCTGATGAACAGTTGTTTGCATGTGAGATCAAGCTTCCTTGGTATGCTGATATTGTAAACTACCTAGCTTGTAAAGTATTGCCACCAGATCTTACTTATCACCAAC CAGTTGATTATGTGCTAAAATGGGTGGAAGCAATTGCTGCAACAACAAACAATGTAAAGGTAGtgctcaaatttctacataagaatatattcacaagatTTGGCACTCCTCGAGCTATTATTAGTGACGAAGGGACCCACTTTTGCAACAAGTTGTTTGACAACCTTCTTTCTAAGTATGGTGTGAAGCACAAGATAGCACTTGCGTACCATCCTTAA